From a single Candidatus Brevundimonas phytovorans genomic region:
- a CDS encoding MucR family transcriptional regulator, translating into MEEKPELLEMTADIVSAYVSNNTVSAEAVPGLIAQIHAALSGVSSGPVEVEPEPKEPAVPVRKSITPDFLICLEDGRKFKSLKRHLRTKYNMSPEEYRAKWGLAKDYPMVAPNYAKARSDLAKQMGLGQGGRKPARATRAKK; encoded by the coding sequence ATGGAAGAAAAACCCGAACTGCTCGAAATGACGGCGGACATCGTGTCGGCCTATGTGAGCAACAACACCGTCTCGGCCGAGGCCGTTCCCGGCCTGATCGCTCAAATCCACGCGGCTCTGTCGGGCGTGTCTTCCGGTCCCGTCGAAGTCGAGCCCGAGCCCAAGGAACCGGCGGTTCCGGTGCGCAAGTCGATTACGCCTGACTTCCTGATCTGCCTGGAAGACGGCCGCAAGTTCAAGTCGCTGAAGCGTCACCTGCGCACCAAATACAATATGAGCCCCGAGGAATACCGGGCCAAGTGGGGTCTGGCCAAGGACTACCCCATGGTCGCCCCGAACTACGCCAAGGCCCGTTCGGACCTGGCCAAGCAGATGGGCCTGGGCCAGGGCGGCCGCAAACCGGCCCGCGCCACCCGCGCCAAGAAGTAA
- a CDS encoding DUF2336 domain-containing protein: MSVPAAIPVPDRPPGSSKARQTLLRRLADVVCLPASRVNAFERAVTGDLLVDLLRLASVEERRRVAVRLAPLAELPDSLARLLLRDEPSVAGPLIEQCASLTDVDLIGCARDAGIAHRLLIAERRGLSEVVTETLLSFGEDAVIEAVLKNASARLAQGAIEGVVALSRQSRGLCAPLLKRAELRPSGAYVMFWWCGPEERRIVLQRFAVSREVLQDSVEDLFALAAAEGWSDPVTRKALQFIERRQRNRAAIDKSPYSGLEAAVAAAGDGGMTRDLVSEIGHLSGIKPLTSAKIMGDAGGEPLAILCKATGLSRLDLQALWRGLRRPELTTDGEVHPDWERVQITYEMLAVDRAQTVLRYWNWSLSSALTPALLRAIREGDEELLHEYSVAERGAMLALADNFGR, from the coding sequence ATGTCTGTACCGGCCGCCATTCCTGTCCCCGACCGCCCGCCCGGGTCGTCGAAAGCGCGCCAGACGCTGCTGCGGCGGCTGGCGGACGTCGTCTGCCTGCCCGCCAGCCGGGTTAACGCCTTTGAGCGGGCGGTGACGGGCGACCTGCTGGTGGACCTGCTGCGGCTGGCCTCCGTCGAGGAGCGGCGGCGGGTGGCGGTGCGGCTGGCCCCGCTGGCGGAACTGCCCGACAGCCTGGCGCGACTGCTGCTGCGCGACGAGCCCTCGGTGGCCGGACCGCTGATCGAGCAGTGCGCCTCGCTGACCGACGTGGACCTGATCGGCTGCGCCCGCGACGCGGGCATCGCCCATCGGCTGCTGATCGCTGAGCGGCGCGGCCTGTCCGAGGTCGTGACCGAGACGCTGCTGAGCTTTGGCGAGGACGCCGTCATCGAGGCGGTGCTGAAGAACGCCTCGGCGCGCCTGGCTCAGGGGGCCATCGAGGGCGTGGTGGCCCTGAGCCGTCAGAGCCGGGGGCTGTGCGCCCCCTTGCTGAAGCGGGCGGAGCTGAGGCCGTCGGGCGCCTATGTCATGTTCTGGTGGTGCGGACCCGAGGAGCGGCGGATCGTCCTGCAACGCTTCGCCGTGTCGCGCGAAGTGCTTCAGGACAGCGTCGAGGACTTGTTCGCCCTGGCCGCCGCCGAGGGTTGGTCAGACCCGGTGACGCGCAAGGCCCTGCAGTTCATCGAGCGGCGCCAGCGCAACCGCGCCGCCATCGACAAGAGCCCCTATAGCGGCCTGGAAGCGGCGGTCGCGGCCGCCGGCGACGGCGGCATGACCCGCGACCTGGTCAGCGAGATCGGCCATTTGTCGGGGATCAAGCCCCTGACCTCAGCCAAGATCATGGGCGACGCGGGCGGCGAGCCCCTGGCCATTCTGTGCAAGGCCACCGGCCTGTCGCGCCTGGATCTTCAGGCCCTGTGGCGAGGCCTGCGCCGCCCGGAGCTGACCACCGACGGCGAGGTCCATCCCGACTGGGAGCGGGTGCAGATCACCTATGAGATGCTGGCGGTCGATCGGGCCCAGACAGTGCTGCGTTACTGGAACTGGTCCCTGTCATCGGCCCTGACGCCGGCCCTGTTGCGCGCCATCCGCGAGGGCGACGAAGAGCTGCTCCACGAATACTCCGTGGCCGAGCGCGGAGCCATGCTGGCGCTTGCGGATAACTTCGGTCGATGA
- the cysK gene encoding cysteine synthase A, with the protein MSDTAYDASRHKKAGRGRVYDSIIDTIGDTPLVRLPNLTAEYQPKATVLAKLEFFNPIASVKDRIGVAMVEALEQAGKIKPGSVLIEPTSGNTGIALAFVAASKGYKLILVMPESMSIERRKMLALLGAELVLTPAEQGMKGAISMAQDLIARTPGAVSPSQFENPANPVIHEVTTAEEIWNDTAGAVDIVVAGVGTGGTITGVGHALKARKPSVKMIAVEPTASPVLSGGAPGPHKIQGIGAGFVPSIIDRAVIDGVEQVSNDEAFDMARKVARVEGVPVGISSGAALIAAFRQAALDENAGKTIVAIIPSFAERYLSTALFEGL; encoded by the coding sequence ATGTCCGACACCGCCTACGACGCCAGCCGCCACAAGAAGGCCGGACGCGGCCGGGTCTATGACAGCATCATCGACACCATCGGCGACACGCCCCTGGTGCGGCTGCCCAATCTGACGGCGGAGTATCAGCCCAAGGCCACCGTGCTGGCCAAGCTGGAGTTCTTCAACCCGATCGCCTCGGTCAAGGACCGCATCGGCGTGGCCATGGTCGAGGCCTTGGAGCAGGCGGGCAAGATCAAGCCCGGCTCCGTGCTGATCGAGCCGACCTCGGGCAACACCGGCATTGCTCTGGCCTTCGTGGCGGCGTCCAAGGGCTACAAGCTGATCCTGGTCATGCCCGAGAGCATGTCGATCGAACGCCGCAAGATGCTGGCCCTGCTGGGCGCCGAACTGGTGCTGACCCCGGCGGAGCAGGGGATGAAGGGCGCCATCAGCATGGCCCAGGATCTGATCGCCCGCACCCCCGGCGCCGTCAGCCCCTCGCAGTTCGAGAACCCCGCCAACCCGGTCATCCACGAGGTCACGACCGCCGAGGAGATCTGGAACGACACGGCGGGCGCGGTGGACATCGTCGTCGCCGGGGTGGGCACCGGCGGCACCATCACCGGCGTCGGCCATGCGCTGAAGGCCAGGAAGCCCTCGGTGAAGATGATCGCCGTCGAGCCGACCGCCTCGCCGGTCCTGTCGGGCGGCGCGCCGGGGCCGCACAAGATCCAGGGCATCGGCGCCGGCTTCGTGCCCTCCATCATCGACCGCGCCGTGATCGACGGGGTCGAACAGGTCTCAAACGACGAAGCCTTCGACATGGCGCGCAAGGTGGCGCGGGTCGAGGGCGTGCCGGTCGGCATCAGCTCGGGCGCGGCCCTGATCGCCGCCTTCCGCCAGGCCGCGCTGGACGAGAACGCCGGCAAGACCATCGTCGCCATCATCCCCAGCTTCGCCGAACGCTACCTGTCCACGGCCCTGTTCGAAGGGCTGTAG
- a CDS encoding Lrp/AsnC family transcriptional regulator, whose amino-acid sequence MQETVALDDFDRRLLDLVRRDNLQPARVLAEKVGLSESAVSRRLRRLRDDRVIVADVAVIDEGRLERALTMHVLVEMEREGTAVLDALIASLTARPEVQAAWYVTGETDFVLYVRVPTMEAYEVFTREVLNDDARVRAFKTLISIREVLPFDPARRRLAG is encoded by the coding sequence ATGCAGGAAACTGTCGCTCTCGATGACTTCGACCGTCGTCTGCTGGATCTGGTGCGGCGTGACAACCTGCAGCCCGCGCGGGTGCTGGCCGAAAAGGTCGGGCTATCGGAATCGGCGGTGTCGCGGCGGCTGCGGCGTCTGCGCGACGACAGGGTCATCGTCGCCGACGTGGCGGTGATCGACGAGGGGCGGCTGGAGCGCGCCCTGACCATGCATGTCCTGGTCGAGATGGAGCGCGAGGGGACCGCCGTGCTGGACGCCCTGATCGCCAGCCTGACCGCCCGTCCCGAGGTCCAGGCCGCCTGGTATGTGACCGGCGAGACCGATTTCGTCCTCTATGTCCGCGTGCCGACGATGGAGGCCTATGAGGTCTTTACGCGTGAGGTGCTGAACGACGACGCGCGGGTGCGGGCCTTCAAGACCCTGATCTCGATCCGCGAGGTCCTGCCCTTTGATCCGGCGCGGCGGCGATTGGCGGGGTGA
- a CDS encoding DMT family transporter has product MSTPTLSLDSPRLSAALPYLALVGGMVSLAVGTSFAKGLFPLVGAEGTATLRVGLSALVLIAVWRPWRFRLTRADAGRVLLYGLVLGLMNLSFYMALRTIPLGLAIAIEFSGPLALALIHSRKLVHFALVGLAVAGLALLLPIWSGVEGLDPVGVGFAAFAGLCWALYIVFGKRLSHMHAGQSVALGMSTAALVILPFGVSTAGAALLAPSVLLLGLGVALVSSALPYSLEMIALRHIPKRTFGVLLSVEPAIGAVAGMVLLHEQLSPLQWLAIGCIIAASIGAVLTAPRGQSPDLSEPGAPA; this is encoded by the coding sequence ATGTCCACCCCCACCCTGTCCCTGGATTCGCCGCGCCTTTCGGCCGCCCTGCCCTATCTCGCCCTGGTCGGCGGGATGGTGTCGCTGGCGGTCGGCACCTCCTTCGCCAAGGGCCTGTTTCCGCTCGTCGGGGCGGAGGGCACGGCGACCTTGCGCGTCGGCCTGTCGGCCCTGGTCCTGATCGCCGTCTGGCGGCCGTGGCGGTTCCGGCTGACCCGCGCCGACGCCGGACGGGTGCTGCTCTACGGCCTGGTGCTGGGACTGATGAACCTCAGCTTTTACATGGCGCTGCGGACCATTCCGCTCGGCCTGGCCATCGCCATTGAGTTCAGCGGTCCGCTGGCCCTGGCCCTGATCCATTCCCGCAAGCTGGTGCATTTCGCCCTGGTCGGCCTGGCCGTCGCCGGCCTGGCCCTGCTGTTGCCGATCTGGAGCGGGGTCGAGGGGCTGGACCCGGTCGGCGTCGGCTTCGCCGCCTTCGCCGGCCTGTGCTGGGCTCTGTATATCGTCTTCGGCAAGCGCCTGTCGCACATGCACGCGGGTCAGTCGGTGGCGCTGGGCATGAGCACCGCCGCCCTGGTCATCCTGCCCTTCGGCGTCTCGACGGCGGGCGCGGCCCTGCTGGCGCCCTCGGTCCTGCTGCTGGGTCTCGGCGTGGCTTTGGTGTCCAGCGCCCTGCCCTATTCGCTGGAGATGATCGCCCTGCGTCACATCCCCAAGCGCACCTTCGGCGTCCTGCTCAGCGTCGAGCCGGCCATCGGCGCCGTGGCGGGCATGGTTCTGCTGCACGAACAGCTCAGCCCTCTGCAGTGGCTGGCGATCGGCTGCATCATCGCCGCCTCCATCGGCGCCGTCCTGACCGCGCCGAGGGGCCAGTCCCCCGACCTCAGCGAACCCGGCGCCCCGGCCTGA
- a CDS encoding methyl-accepting chemotaxis protein: MFGNKRHKQMEQKLHDLDSKLAAIGRSQALIEFDLDGVILDANDNLLKTMGYRLDEIRGQHHRIFMDPAEAASPAYAQFWQDLNAGRFVATKFRRLAKGGREVWLQASYNPVMGPDGRPSKVVKLAVDITEAEQEAARREAARLEAEAAQNGLVEALAGSLSRLSDGDLTALIERDMDGAHGRVKDDFNNAVDCLRQTMNQVLHAVSGLRGGSDEISTASDDLSRRTEQQAASLEETAAALDEITATVKRSAEGARQAATVAGEARGQADRSGLVVREAVAAMDGIRQSSNQISDIIGVIDEIAFQTNLLALNAGVEAARAGDSGRGFAVVASEVRALAQRSAEAAKEIKALISASAAEVAQGVKLVNEAGASLEGIAGKVGEMDALVAEIAASAQEQSSGLGQVNAAVNQMDQVTQQNAAMVEQTTAAAANLKTEAEGLARMVGRFRTGEAGAPTVLEEQRARLRAAF, from the coding sequence ATGTTCGGCAACAAACGCCACAAGCAGATGGAGCAGAAGCTCCATGATCTGGATAGTAAGCTGGCCGCCATCGGCCGGTCCCAGGCCCTGATCGAGTTCGATCTGGACGGGGTCATACTGGACGCCAACGACAACCTGCTGAAGACCATGGGTTATCGTCTCGACGAAATCAGGGGCCAGCACCACCGCATCTTCATGGACCCTGCCGAAGCGGCCAGCCCGGCCTACGCCCAGTTCTGGCAGGATCTCAACGCGGGGCGCTTCGTCGCCACCAAGTTCCGCCGTCTGGCCAAGGGCGGGCGCGAGGTCTGGCTGCAGGCCAGCTACAACCCGGTCATGGGCCCCGACGGCCGGCCCAGCAAGGTGGTCAAGCTGGCGGTGGACATCACCGAGGCCGAACAGGAGGCCGCCCGCCGCGAGGCTGCGCGGCTGGAGGCCGAGGCGGCCCAGAACGGCCTGGTCGAGGCCCTGGCGGGCAGCCTGTCGCGGCTGTCGGACGGCGACCTGACGGCCCTGATCGAACGCGACATGGACGGCGCCCACGGTCGGGTGAAGGACGACTTCAACAATGCAGTCGACTGCCTGCGCCAGACCATGAACCAGGTGCTGCACGCCGTGTCCGGTCTGCGCGGCGGCTCGGACGAAATCTCCACCGCCTCGGACGACCTGTCGCGCCGCACCGAGCAGCAGGCGGCTTCGCTGGAAGAAACCGCCGCCGCCCTCGACGAGATCACCGCCACGGTGAAGCGCAGCGCCGAGGGCGCGCGCCAGGCGGCGACGGTCGCCGGCGAGGCGCGCGGCCAGGCCGATCGCTCGGGCCTGGTGGTGCGCGAGGCGGTCGCGGCCATGGACGGCATCCGTCAGAGCTCGAACCAGATCAGCGACATCATCGGCGTCATCGACGAGATCGCCTTCCAGACCAATCTGCTGGCCCTGAACGCCGGCGTCGAGGCGGCGCGGGCGGGCGACAGCGGGCGAGGCTTTGCGGTCGTCGCCTCCGAGGTCCGCGCGCTGGCGCAGCGGTCCGCCGAGGCGGCCAAAGAGATCAAGGCCCTGATTTCCGCCTCCGCCGCCGAGGTGGCGCAAGGCGTCAAGCTGGTCAATGAGGCGGGCGCCTCGCTGGAGGGCATCGCCGGCAAGGTGGGTGAGATGGACGCCCTGGTGGCCGAGATCGCGGCCTCGGCCCAGGAACAGTCCTCGGGTCTGGGCCAGGTCAATGCGGCGGTGAACCAGATGGATCAGGTGACGCAGCAGAATGCCGCCATGGTCGAGCAGACCACGGCGGCGGCGGCCAACCTGAAGACCGAGGCCGAAGGGCTGGCCCGCATGGTCGGGCGCTTCCGCACGGGCGAGGCCGGGGCGCCGACCGTGCTGGAAGAGCAGCGGGCGCGGCTGCGGGCCGCCTTCTGA